TATAGATTGCTTTATCAGCTTTGTACTGAATCTCCCTTTTGGCATTAACCAGGTCGGCTTCAGATGAACCTGAAAGCACGGAAGCAATCTTTCGAAATAAACCCATTTGTTTCCTCCAATATTGGTAAATTTCCCCTTATTGATTCAGTAATCGAAATAATAGGAGTCCCTTTATTTTTCGGGTCCTTTTGAAAAATATTAATCCCCTTGAGAGATAAATTTCTCGAAGTGCTTCAATTTAGTAATTAAATCTCTAATAAATTTGACGATAAATAAAATATTCTTTGAATTTGCTTCATGTTTCCGTACTTTTACCGATAATTTAAGGAAGAATGTTCACATAAAGTAAAAATTTATGTAAAATAAAGAGGACTTATTACCTAGTACTATATTCCTTGTTCATTCGATAAAAGAGATCAAAACCAGATAAGCAGCGAAGCGGCCAAACCAACGAGGAGGTACATACATTATGGAGAAACAGAAGCTTCCACCACATACCATTACCCTGAAAAAAAGAGATATATTGGAGCGCAGAAACCATCTTAAGGATGATTTTTATCATGCGTTAACTGTATTGGGGTCTGAAAAAAGGTTTGGTCAATTATTAATGAATCCTAACGATTTCTCATTTGTTGAGGATTTATTTATCGAAATTGTATTAAATGAGAAAGTGTATGCCCTTTTACAAACACTAAAAAGCTGGGAGAAGTATTCCTATTTTCATTCGATAGATGTTTTTATCTCAGGTATTTTAGTTTTGAAGGAATTTCAGGCTGCTAACCTTGAAACCCTGGGAGCAGGGCTTTTACTTCATGATATCGGGAAAATTGAAATCCCAAAGGAGATTTTGGCAAAACCTGAATCACTTTCAGACGACGAATTTGTGAAAGTTATGGAGCATCCCTTAAAAGGGTACGAGATTTTGAAGAAATATTCATTTTCAGATCAAATTTGCAACATGGCCAGAGATCATCATGAACGCTTAGATGGAACAGGGTATCCATATCAGATCACCGAAAAAGATATACCAATCGAAACGAAAATTTTAATGATTGTCGATGTATATTCAGCTCTTACACTGGAAAGACCGTATCGGCCACCGATGTCTGCTCCTGATGCTATGCAGGTATTACTAAATGATTCCTGCCAGTTTGATACCCAATGCTTAGACAAGTTTATGAATATGGTTGATATTTTTCCGGAAAAAACAGCTGTACCAAGTTTCTCGTAAAACAAAAACCTGTAGCTGAAGTTGTTTTTCTGCTTCAGGTTTTTTTGCAGGTAAAAAAATTGGAACAAATTGTAGCCTTCACTCATCCCTCATCCTTATAAAATCCTCTTTCATTCGGTCCATTAGGGCTGCCATTTGTGCTCTGTTTGAATAAGCCTCTGGTTTAAAGGTTCCGTTATTAAAGCCGGTAATATGCCCTTGCTGATAAATTGCAATAATCGGTTTATACGACCAGCGATTCTCCTTGACATCAGAAAACGGGCTATCAGCCATAGGTTCGAGCGAATAGTTAAAAATATTATTTATAATTTGCGCCAGCTGTTCACGGGTAAGCGGGTCATTAGGACCGAAGACAGTGGGCTTTTTCCCATGCAAATACCCTAATTCTCTTGCAGTCTCTATTTCGTTTCTGGCCCAGTGACCCTTTAAATCGGTAAATTTATATTCTTTAGGTTTTATTTCATCTTTTCCGAGGGCACGGACTAAAATAGCAGCCCCTTGTGCACGGGTAAGAGTAGAGTTGGGTGCAAAGGTTGTACTCGTTGTTCCGAGCATCCAGCCTTCTTGCGAGACAAAATGTATATTTTTTTCGGCCCAAAAACCAACAGGGACATCATTAAAATAACGGCCATTTAACCAGAGCATGTAGTAATCCCACGTAGCTTTAGTCTCCTGAGATAAAGACCACGATCCCGTTCCGTAAATTCCGTATTTCATCGGAAGCCGAAGCTTCGATTTTATCGATCTTTCATTTTCATACCAAACAACATATTTTCCTTCTGTTAATTTGGTACTTCCCAAAAAAGTAGATTTTTCTCTTGGAATTGTAAATTCCGCGAATGGGGTCTGGCTCTTTTCGTCAAACTGGTAAGCTCCATTAAACTGATTGACGAGAGGCTCGACTTTGTTGATTGATATCCCTTTGCCCGTAATTACTTGATTTTCTAAGGTTGGACCGTCTAGCTTCCATAAACGGCCATAAAAGGGG
This genomic stretch from Bacillus oleivorans harbors:
- a CDS encoding HD-GYP domain-containing protein; translation: MEKQKLPPHTITLKKRDILERRNHLKDDFYHALTVLGSEKRFGQLLMNPNDFSFVEDLFIEIVLNEKVYALLQTLKSWEKYSYFHSIDVFISGILVLKEFQAANLETLGAGLLLHDIGKIEIPKEILAKPESLSDDEFVKVMEHPLKGYEILKKYSFSDQICNMARDHHERLDGTGYPYQITEKDIPIETKILMIVDVYSALTLERPYRPPMSAPDAMQVLLNDSCQFDTQCLDKFMNMVDIFPEKTAVPSFS
- a CDS encoding glycosyl hydrolase family 18 protein — its product is MKYKKTFIILVLSFLVMFLTNAAAAIAKFNMSYLYFGNPNQYITHINRTNGSLTVVSPNYFDINDQGRLHVNWTLQSLFISEMHRRGIKVVPFLSNHWNKTAGISALNNKETLVEDIAAAIDMYHLDGVNVDIEGVGHEYRNAFTEFVGLLRSKIPSQKEVSVAVAANPNNWKIGWHGFYDYKALSNYANYLMIMAYDESWEAPDSPIGPVASIGFSERSIQYAINQGVPKNKIVIGLPFYGRLWKLDGPTLENQVITGKGISINKVEPLVNQFNGAYQFDEKSQTPFAEFTIPREKSTFLGSTKLTEGKYVVWYENERSIKSKLRLPMKYGIYGTGSWSLSQETKATWDYYMLWLNGRYFNDVPVGFWAEKNIHFVSQEGWMLGTTSTTFAPNSTLTRAQGAAILVRALGKDEIKPKEYKFTDLKGHWARNEIETARELGYLHGKKPTVFGPNDPLTREQLAQIINNIFNYSLEPMADSPFSDVKENRWSYKPIIAIYQQGHITGFNNGTFKPEAYSNRAQMAALMDRMKEDFIRMRDE